A section of the Leminorella richardii genome encodes:
- the pykF gene encoding pyruvate kinase PykF, whose product MKKTKIVCTIGPKTESEEVLGKLLKAGMNVMRLNFSHGDYEEHGQRIKNLRAVQEKTGMKAAILLDTKGPEIRTVKLEGGNDVSLVAGQTFTFTTDLSVIGNKDRVAVTYSGFAEDLKVGNTVLVDDGLIGMEVIEIKKGEVVCKVLNNGDLGENKGVNLPNVSIQLPALSEKDKKDLVFGCEQNVDFVAASFIRKRSDVLDIRAHLKAHGGEHIQIISKIENQEGLNNFDEILEASDGIMVARGDLGVEIPVEEVIFAQKMMIEKCVKARKVVITATQMLDSMIKNPRPTRAEAGDVANAILDGTDAVMLSGESAKGKYPLEAVTIMATICDRTDRVMPCRVDALTTTGKLRITEAVCRGAVETAEKLDATVIVVATEGGKSAKAVRKYFPTAPILALTTNETTARQLLLSKGTTTQIVSQITSTDDFYRIGKEAALASGLAKKGDVIVMVSGALVPSGTTNTASVHTI is encoded by the coding sequence ATGAAGAAAACTAAAATTGTCTGTACCATTGGCCCGAAAACTGAATCAGAAGAAGTGCTGGGTAAGCTCCTGAAGGCGGGAATGAACGTCATGCGCTTAAACTTCTCTCATGGTGATTATGAAGAGCACGGTCAGCGCATCAAAAATCTCCGTGCCGTTCAGGAAAAAACCGGCATGAAGGCAGCCATCCTACTGGACACGAAAGGTCCTGAAATTCGTACCGTTAAGCTGGAAGGCGGCAACGACGTTTCTCTGGTGGCGGGCCAAACCTTTACTTTTACCACTGACCTCAGCGTTATTGGTAACAAAGATCGCGTCGCGGTCACCTACAGCGGCTTTGCCGAAGACCTGAAGGTCGGAAATACTGTTCTGGTGGACGACGGCCTGATCGGTATGGAAGTTATCGAAATCAAAAAAGGCGAAGTTGTTTGTAAAGTGCTGAACAACGGCGACCTGGGCGAAAACAAAGGCGTTAACCTGCCGAACGTTTCTATCCAGCTTCCTGCCCTGTCTGAAAAAGACAAAAAAGATCTGGTTTTCGGCTGTGAACAAAACGTTGATTTCGTTGCCGCCTCTTTTATCCGTAAGCGCTCTGACGTACTGGACATCCGTGCCCACCTTAAGGCGCACGGCGGTGAACACATTCAGATCATCTCAAAGATTGAGAATCAGGAAGGCCTGAACAACTTTGATGAAATTCTGGAAGCGTCTGACGGCATCATGGTTGCTCGCGGTGACCTCGGTGTAGAAATTCCGGTTGAAGAAGTTATCTTCGCGCAGAAGATGATGATCGAAAAATGCGTCAAGGCGCGCAAAGTCGTTATCACTGCAACCCAGATGCTGGATTCCATGATCAAGAATCCGCGCCCTACCCGCGCGGAAGCCGGTGACGTTGCAAACGCCATTCTGGACGGCACCGATGCCGTTATGCTGTCAGGGGAAAGCGCCAAGGGTAAGTATCCGCTGGAAGCCGTTACCATTATGGCAACCATCTGCGATCGTACCGATCGCGTAATGCCTTGCCGCGTAGACGCGCTTACCACCACTGGCAAGCTGCGCATTACTGAAGCCGTTTGCCGCGGTGCTGTTGAAACGGCTGAAAAGCTAGACGCGACAGTCATCGTTGTGGCAACTGAAGGCGGTAAATCAGCTAAAGCCGTGCGTAAATACTTCCCGACTGCGCCAATTCTGGCTCTGACAACAAACGAAACAACGGCTCGTCAGCTGCTACTCAGCAAAGGCACTACGACGCAAATCGTTAGCCAAATCACTTCTACTGATGATTTCTATCGCATTGGTAAAGAAGCGGCTCTGGCCAGCGGTTTAGCGAAGAAAGGCGACGTGATTGTGATGGTTTCTGGCGCACTGGTACCAAGTGGCACAACCAACACCGCCTCAGTCCATACAATTTAA
- a CDS encoding LPP leucine zipper domain-containing protein, which yields MNRTKVVLGAVILGATLLAGCAKSTDTATNSKLTQLISDVAALRSDVQVAKDEAARANQRLDNMTRGYKK from the coding sequence ATGAACCGTACTAAAGTGGTACTGGGTGCAGTAATTTTAGGTGCTACTCTGTTAGCTGGCTGTGCAAAAAGCACTGATACCGCAACTAACAGCAAGCTGACTCAACTGATCAGCGATGTTGCTGCTTTACGTTCTGATGTACAAGTTGCTAAAGATGAAGCAGCTCGTGCTAACCAGCGTTTAGACAACATGACTCGCGGTTACAAGAAGTAA